The nucleotide sequence GTCAAGGGACTGGATATGATTTTCCAACTCGGAGACAATCATTATGCCGATACCACTGACCCGAAAGTCATAAGTCAAAATTACATGAGTCGCAGAAAGTTGGATGGTTTTGTACGTTCTACTACTAGCGTCGCCACATACGGGATTTGGGATGATCATGACTTTGGACCTAATAATTCTGATAGCCAGACACCGGGTCGCGAAGGCTCATTAGAAGTTTTTAAGAAGTTCTGGGCCAACCCTTCTTATGGTGAAGCCAATAATCCTGGAATTTATTTTAGCTTTCAGCGTGGTGATGTTCAGTTTATTTTTCTCGATAGCCGTTATCACCGCACGCCCAACAAGAGCATGAAAGCCAATGATCCTAAGAAAACTTTATTGGGTATAAAGCAGTTTGAATGGTTGGAGAAAACTCTGCGTCTTTCCAAAGCAAAAGTGAAAGTTGTCGCTTGCGGTAGCGAATTCCAAACTCATGGCTCAGGGGATGGTTTCTCTGGCTTTAGGCACGAGCAGAATAAAATTCTTGATCTCTGTAAAGAAATCGAAGGAGTGATTTTATTATCGGGTGATCGTCACTTCACCGCCGCTTATCAGATTCGCGGAGAAACACTTGAAATCACTAGTGGTCCACTTGGCAGTAAAAACTCAAACGCTAGGAAAACACCGGATATGTTTATTAAACATAGCAGTGGAAAAATGTATAGTATTTTAAGTATTGATACCAGCGAAAACGAAGCACGTATTGAGCTCGAAATCTTTCAAGTCGCTAAGGGAAAAATTGAAAGCCGCCAGTTTAGCTGGGCTGAAATCAACGGCAAAAAAAGAATTAAATAAGCCTCAAGAGCTTTCAGTAATATCATAGCTACTTAATGACGTATTCTATCCCTAAAATACGCAGTAAAAGAATGTGAAATCCTTTAGCAAATAATTTACTTATTGGGCTTCCAGCGAGCAGCATCCCAAATGGACCAAATATGAACAATCCAACCCATGAAAATCACCCAGAGTAAGGCACACATCACAAAGTGAATGTCGGCAGACATCAGTCTGCCTTGAACTAACTGACCTAAGCCTGGAATGAAAAAGCTACATACTGCCGCAATGACATTCGCAGTTGATCCTTGATTAGACATAATGAATCCTTATTATTATTTTCAAAAACTTAGCGCAAAAATGCATAAACACAAGAAAACTAGCCTAATTCAGATAATCCACTTCACCCTTTTTGCGGCTTGCGCAAACCCTCATAAGCATTGCTCGAGTCCTAAAATAAAATTTCCTTTAAGCTATTAATCCGACATTGAATTAGATTGAGATGACGACCTTTAATTTGACTCATGGATTCAATCTATAGTGTCGCCAAATTAATAGCTCCCGTGTATCCATACTTATCCGCTCGTGTGGCAACACCTAAGATAAGTGTAAGCCTTTACTAAAAGTAAGAATTACTTTTAGTAGGTAATCCCGTCAAAGTCATCTATACTGCCCTAATTAATAAATATTAGGATAAGATGAGCTCATGGAAATCAACGTAAAATTTTTAGAAAACCTCCGACTCGAAGCCAAATTTGATGACTTTTC is from Lentisphaera profundi and encodes:
- a CDS encoding alkaline phosphatase D family protein, which codes for MKKISLLLLALLCFSILPSCNTLPDSMNAYTGPMLGHVDQDRALIWCSLEAKGSINLKFSEDSELQNSKILSIDDFEVGTIELKDLKPNTTYYYQLLTSKDSKPAIYSFKTAAKKEDSKKLRFLFSSCSGRQASDEATTWNEIAQVKGLDMIFQLGDNHYADTTDPKVISQNYMSRRKLDGFVRSTTSVATYGIWDDHDFGPNNSDSQTPGREGSLEVFKKFWANPSYGEANNPGIYFSFQRGDVQFIFLDSRYHRTPNKSMKANDPKKTLLGIKQFEWLEKTLRLSKAKVKVVACGSEFQTHGSGDGFSGFRHEQNKILDLCKEIEGVILLSGDRHFTAAYQIRGETLEITSGPLGSKNSNARKTPDMFIKHSSGKMYSILSIDTSENEARIELEIFQVAKGKIESRQFSWAEINGKKRIK